In Oncorhynchus masou masou isolate Uvic2021 unplaced genomic scaffold, UVic_Omas_1.1 unplaced_scaffold_2558, whole genome shotgun sequence, a genomic segment contains:
- the irx6a gene encoding Iroquois homeobox protein 6a, with translation MLTKEAAMSFSQFGYPYNATSQFFVSANPSTTCCDSISRSVSDGTSGTQTPATFCCPSYENRLLASTRTELNAALGMYSSPYAAAAAASQNYASYFPYSAEPSAAIYSSLNPQYEMKDGTGTLHSGITQPATYYPYDHSLGQYQYDRYGTMDFNGSARRKNATRETTSTLKTWLYEHRKNPYPTKGEKIMLAIITKMTLTQVSTWFANARRRLKKENKMTWSPKNKAGDDRKDDLDKSDQDCVTKDSSECKDEKDLHLSDLEDMEDEDCDKLDSDCEKIATRGPEEQQDLHRAMSSGGVGSGGLPKRDCSSELSLSLPNSFHHSFPCGIKSLPSLPSLPTMPSDFLDPLVTSKPPSTTTTIPTGTHTVSLSHFEGSDRDKPRIWSLARTAATGVILGSAHHGAPELRTGSMLGNCHLQGTRLPVTGTRQCGPLRGLQDPTNISNAENPFQEGPLLQSKVYSAGSYNHKALQLHCSSYPALSDSCQYSTIEGFSSGKAETEPSELSDTCVTLQDDKVTAFRPVMKRLMDTQSLHSGTLI, from the exons ATGTTAACAAAAGAAGCAGCTATGTCTTTCTCTCAGTTTGGATATCCTTATAATGCAACTTCACAG TTTTTCGTGTCGGCAAACCCCAGTACGACTTGCTGCGATTCGATTTCCAGGTCGGTCTCTGACGGGACGAGTGGTACCCAGACTCCTGCTACCTTCTGCTGCCCTTCCTACGAGAACCGGCTCCTGGCCAGCACACGGACAGAGCTCAACGCGGCACTAGGGATGTATAGCTCGCCCTACGCTGCCGCGGCCGCCGCCAGCCAGAACTATGCCAGCTACTTCCCCTACAGCGCCGAGCCCTCCGCTGCTATCTACTCATCTCTG AATCCACAGTATGAAATGAAGGATGGCACAGGCACTCTGCATTCTGGCATAACTCAACCTGCCACCTACTATCCTTATGACCACTCACTGGGCCAGTACCAATATGACAG GTATGGGACTATGGACTTTAATGGGTCAGCCAGGAGGAAGAATGCCACACGTGAGACCACCAGTACCCTGAAGACATGGCTGTACGAGCACAGGAAAAACCCCTACCCCACCAAGGGCGAGAAGATCATGCTGGCCATCATCACCAAAATGACCCTCACCCAAGTTTCCACCTGGTTCGCCAACGCCAGGAGGAGGCTAAAGAAGGAGAACAAGATGACCTGGTCACCAAAGAATAAGGCTGGGGACGACAGGAAGGACGACCTGGATAAAAGTGACCAAGACTGTGTCACCAAAG ATTCCAGTGAGTGTAAAGATGAGAAAGACCTTCATCTGAGTGACCTGGAGGACATGGAGGACGAGGACTGTGACAAGCTGGACAGTGACTGTGAGAAGATCGCAACCAGGGGCCCTGAGGAACAGCAGGACCTCCACAGGGCCATGTCCAGTGGTGGTGTTGGCTCTGGAGGCCTTCCAAAGAGAGACTGCAGCTCAGAgctctccctctccttgcccAACAGCTTCCACCACTCATTCCCATGTGGTATCAAGAGCCtaccctccctgccctctctACCCACCATGCCCTCGGACTTCCTTGATCCACTGGTGACGTCCAagcccccctccaccaccaccaccatccccacggGCACTCACACTGTGTCCCTGTCACACTTTGAGGGGTCGGACCGGGACAAACCGAGGATCTGGTCTCTGGCGCGTACAGCGGCCACGGGGGTCATCCTGGGCTCTGCTCACCACGGGGCCCCAGAGCTCCGGACAGGGAGCATGCTTGGAAACTGCCATCTACAGGGGACCAGGCTACCAGTGACTGGTACCAGACAGTGTGGGCCCCTCCGGGGCCTCCAGGATCCTACTAACATATCCAATGCTGAGAACCCTTTCCAGGAGGGCCCCTTGTTGCAATCTAAGGTCTATAGTGCAGGCAGCTACAACCACAAGGCCCTCCAACTGCACTGTTCCTCCTATCCTGCGCTTTCAGACTCATGCCAGTACTCCACTATTGAAG GATTCTCCAGTGGGAAGGCAGAGACAGAGCCCTCGGAACTCAGTGACACATGTGTGACCCTGCAGGATGACAAGGTCACTGCCTTCAGACCTGTTATGAAGAG GTTGATGGACACGCAGTCGTTACACAGTGGGACTTTGATTTAG